ttataattttttaagttttttacttttttgaatgattgcatagttttaatttcattttccaaagcagaatatttttctaagtattttaatacataaatatcgaatttaggaccagtagtttatgagttataagtatttaaggtttagacaagcggagtagtggacacaaATTTGTGGGGTAACCCATATcactccactccgcccatctaaactttaaatgcttatacctcatagactacttggcctaaattagatttttatgtatcaaaatacttagaaaaataatctgctttggaatatgaattaaaaactctatgctgtcattcaaaaatgtaaaaacttaaaaaattaaatagataaaaaatatttttaaatcattaatactttttgagataatgagtgttttacgctttatgaatcaccctgtagttacttaatgatattttttaaggtTAACTTGACTCATCATCAGAACATTCATAATTTCCATCAAGTAATTGATCTTTGGTAAAACAGATAGCCGTATTATCAAAATCTTGTCCATCTATTGGAATACAATTTTCTGGATTCATTtcgcattttaaataaaattcacatttaAGGTCATCAATAATTTCAACGTCTGAATCTCTATCTTCTTTAACAACAGCTTCTTTAACAACAGGTTCTTCATAAAATGCTGAACATTCTGATGTATCTATAAAATCTTGTCCATCTATTGGAATACAATTTTCTGGATTCATTtcgcattttaaaaataattcacattCAAGGTCATCAATAATTTCAACGTCTGAATCTCTATCTTCTTTAACAACAGCTTCTTTAACAACAGGTTCTTCATAAAATGCTGAACATTCTGATGTATCTATAAAATCTTGTCCATCTATTGGAATACAATTTTCTGGATTCATTTcgcattttaacaataattcacATTTAAGGTCATCAATAATTTCAACGTCTGAATCTCTATCTTCTTTAACAACAGCTTCTTTAACAACAGCTTCTTCAACAACAGCTTCTTTAACAACAGGTTCTTCATAAAATGCTGAATATTCTGATGTATCTATACCATTTAACAATAACTGTGTTTCTGTTTCAATAACTTTTTCTTGAAgtgctaaatatttaaaattaacatctTGCCAGTCCCGTGCGTTAGTCgccataatattaattcttgAAACTAGTTCATTATTTGATTGTTGAAGCAGTTTCAACTTTTTGTGAAATTTTTCAGTAATGATATGTCTGTActgaactttatttttaaaatgcgtGTTGACCCACACATTTGATCCTAaagttaggtttttttttactgaaatattatttcccCGCATATTTCTTTGATAGGGATATTTATAAGTATTCGTTTTACAGGGATAATTAACTGTTTGGTCTTAATCAATATCAATAGTAATCGATTGATTAGGAACATAAATTTGGTAATGATAAGTGttgattgataaattatattaactgtaCATATTCCAACATATTCCCAATGCAGTTATCCAGCGTTTCAGAAATGGTTTGTTTTGTTATGAAAACCttgaaataaaacattaattaaaattatttttcaataaaaatatattgcatttatttataaataaaattgtttgaaaaaggAATTCTCCTTCAAATTTGACCTATCTTACATGAGCaccaaattatacataatactcaGTTTGGCTTTCGGCCCAGACACTACATTCAATCAATCAACTCACCAATACAATTGCGAGTCTTAGAAATAAAGACATTTCTAGATATTTCCAAACATGCAAAACATTTGACGGAGAAtgcttttcaaattaaaaaaaattcatgccAGCCcaattattcttaattttaaaataatacttagaaaataaaaaatgtaccgtAAAACTCTTCTTTCTTTCCTAACGTATGTACAAATTCATCACACTTAATACATTGGGCATTTTCATTGTTtgctaatacattttaattaattaaaaaattagtgGTTGATTCATTACTacttatgattaaaaaaacatattttgccaTATTGAGTGTGATTGCGTGAgtgtcaaaataatatgtagaataaatTGTAGTGTCACGCAAAAAGTGACGTCCTAAAATCGGCTGGCTACAGGTAGACCCAGGGCCACAAGGACATTTGCACCGGGCGGCCAATTTTTGACTCATTTAGGAGAGCGGCCATGCggcggtgtatattatataaataacattttttttttttggtaagaaTTTGTTTGAATACCTGTATTTGGACTTTTTGCATTACATGACTATGATACGGCCATTTGgcataatttacttattttgtcaatcaatgataaatattaatttttgtaatttttttatagattacaATTGTATGTTGTCATAcattttgacaataattaaaataatgtatcatcGTGAtctgtttttaacaaaattttcatGAATAAAGAACTAcaactaaacaattaaaaaacggattaattttttatttattgtgcggggggggggggataaccttagtgatataaatattgttaacccAGGACGCAAAAAGTGTAAACACGGCCCTGCGTAGACCACATACTCTACAGCAGATGACAACGGCCGGTAGACCGCATACTATATGTAATGGAGTATatgtaattgaaattaaattaagctTTAATAATTCATATCTACGAAAGGTGGGCAAAAAATACGGAAATACTTACGAAATTCAAGATTCCTGATAGAAGCAGTGGGTCATGGCGTCTTGTTACACTGATCGGCAGATCATAACGTGTATTGTCGTTATGTTgcctaatgagtaatgactctTGACTAATGAGAAATGAGCCTCGAGGATATTAGA
Above is a window of Metopolophium dirhodum isolate CAU chromosome 3, ASM1992520v1, whole genome shotgun sequence DNA encoding:
- the LOC132941445 gene encoding uncharacterized protein LOC132941445 — protein: MRGNNISVKKNLTLGSNVWVNTHFKNKVQYRHIITEKFHKKLKLLQQSNNELVSRINIMATNARDWQDVNFKYLALQEKVIETETQLLLNGIDTSEYSAFYEEPVVKEAVVEEAVVKEAVVKEDRDSDVEIIDDLKCELLLKCEMNPENCIPIDGQDFIDTSECSAFYEEPVVKEAVVKEDRDSDVEIIDDLECELFLKCEMNPENCIPIDGQDFIDTSECSAFYEEPVVKEAVVKEDRDSDVEIIDDLKCEFYLKCEMNPENCIPIDGQDFDNTAICFTKDQLLDGNYECSDDESS